TTTCACTACTAAAAAAGTCGGTCATGGTGGTTGCTATTCGCGCCCCCGTGCCTGCAGTTACTGGGAGCGTGATTGCCCCTATGGGCTAGATAGTATCCCCTGAGAAACCCTTTAATGGCGTAGGGGAGAGCCTCGGTTTGCCAGCATCAATCCCCATTTTGACAAACGCTTCCCAAAACAGTATATCAGCCGAGCTCCCATTGTCTACTAGGACCCGCCTAGTTGTATAATTGGCTATTACGAGAGCTATTACTAGAGCATCATCATGCGGATATATGATTCCTTCCTCATCCACCTCTTCAAAGGGTATCACCATTCGCTCATTGCTAagctttggttgtttgtgtGCTCTATCCGCCATGAACACCTCGTCATATATTGCCTTCCGTGTATACGCCTTTCGGCTGGATGTGGAAATACCACCCCCAGCAAAACCTCCCGCTATAGTATTTATTTCTCCTATGGGCACCCTGTTCCGATCGCCTCTTGGGGGCCACCTCGCTCTCCTGTCCTGGCAGTTATTAATATGGCGCCTTCTTTCTGGACTGAAACTTCGCTTTGCTCCTTGCCTAGTCTCCTGACACCTTTTAGGCTTTGACCGCTCCATGACCATTCACTCCAATTCACCAGTTCCTACTAACTCAGTTACTCTCTTTCTCATGGTCGTGCAGTCCTCAGTCCAGTGCAAGCTCGTCTGATGGTACTTGCAGTACCAACCCCCTGTTTTGATAGGGTGGCagctttccttttctctctctccttcctgtACGCCCAGGTTATTGTGCACCAATCTGAGGTTGTGATCTGATTGCCCTTCCCTCACTCTTTCTTGCCTACTTGGATTACCCTTCTTATTAGCCCGCCTGTTTCTCCGCTCAACCTAAGTATTTTCTTTACAAGGGTCCACCAAAGCTTGCAGAGTATCTTCTGCATTGACAAAATCATCCACCCTGTCCATGAACTTCCTAAGGGTGGAAGGAGTCCTCAGGGCCAACTCAGCCATGAAAGGACTGCGCGACCATACTCCTCCTAAGATGGCGGCCagagtgatcttctcatcttggtcatTCGTTGTTAAGCGCTTTTTGTTGAAACGGGCCAAGTAGGCCTTTAAATTTTCATCCTCCTTTTGCTTAACTGTTAACAGGTAGGCGGGCTCGGCGTCGACGTCTCCGGCTAGGCATGAACTGGGTTACGAGCTGCTTTTCCAGGTCCTCAAAGTTGTCTATTAACTTCGGTTTGAGGGTCCCAAACCACCCCCTAGCCGTCCCTTTCAGGGTCAGAGGGAAAGCCCGGCATGCAATCTCCCCTTAGAAACCATGGAGCATGATATGAGCTTTAAAATTTTCCGGATGATCTACCTCCTTGGACCCATCGTACATATCTATCTAGGGAACTTTAAACTTTAGCGGGAGCGGCACAACCATAATTCGTGCACTGAACGGCAGATCTGTCTAGTGTAGTAGACTTTCCACCGAGGAAAAACCACCCATCTTTTtcaccatctcttcatattttcaTGCTAGCTCCTTTAACTCATCATGCatcatttctttctcttctcgtTCAGCATCATTTTCGACCCTGCAATGTGCTTCTTGCTCACCTTGCTCACTGTGAGCGAGCGCATCGACATGAAGGGAATTGGCGTTCTTCTGCCTTAAGTCGTCATTCTCCTTTTGTAAGATTCTCATGGCCTCTAGAGCTTGTTTCAACTTTTCCTCTACTAGTCGAGCTTCCACAGATGATGGTCCGGCATCCATCATTCGGCTTGCTACCGAGCGTGTTACAATTGGCATGTGAGAACCACGTTGAATCACATAGATCCCACAGACGGCGCCAAATGTTAGGGACGTGTCTCACTTCCAATCTTCCACTGTTCGGTTGATCTTCACTGATGAAACTCGAGGGGGGCTCCTCCTACAAACACTCCGATGCTAAAGTTAGTTAAGATGTGATCATATTCgagtttttttattatcaaggattacctatatatataggctcgTTTGCTGTACTTATCTTATTCAGGATTTATCGGAACGGATCAAGGcttaggattttgaataatcGCATCCCTCCTTGCTATTTTTATCCTTCCGTTAAAGGTGGCGCAAGGTGGCGCCATGCATATCTCTTTTCAAATTCTTCTTGACTATTCCTCTATGACCCCTAGGCCCATCCTCTGGGCTTCTTGGTTTTTATTATACTATGAGCCTTCTTATACATTCCAGGGCCCTTCAGTTGGGATGATCCATCTAGACATCAAGTTCGATAGcctgtttctttttatttttaaactaaaacaaaataacagtcctgcaaatacataaaaatacaaacacaaAAAACTGACAAAATGGCTGTTAAAACATATGTGCCTAATCTAAGCCAAAAAAGGCCCAGCCTGTATGCAAGTGGATCACTACCCTTAGGGCTTCATCGTATACTTCTAGCCGCCGccaccttcttctttctttttttcttcttgtatcTTCCTCCATGGGACTTAATTATAATTTGAGTTATTTACTTTTCGTATCATGGTACGAGAAGTAAAGAATAGAATAGATCattctattctttttcattCATTATATTTATTCCAATATCGCAcgcattcttttctttttcttaactcaatctattacttgattccAATATTCATTCTATTCCTTTACTAACTCTCAAACaaagcaaatatatattataatattataagaagAGTTCTCCAATTCATGTATATATAAGGATGGCCAGGAGAAAGAAGTGTTCGATCAAAAGGAAAGCATGGACGTAAGAGCAAGAGTCCCTCCATGCAGCGACTCTTGCGCAAGACCATATCATGCGAGTCATGGTATATCTTCCGATTACATGGAAGCTAGACAAGCAAGCTGCCATTGTGATCTGCCTGCTGCTGTGACTGGTataattgttttcattttttcttgtttattgatTTTATTGAATTAGAGACTTTTTATTATCATGGGATTCTTGTAATTGGCAAGAAAGATTGTTGGGTTTTTAATGGTTTTTACCATTTTGTTTCAAGGTCATTGAAACTATTGTTATATTCAAGcattatcttttttaattaatgctTCGTGTTTATTGGAATTCATTATTTATTGATGCTGGAAATAAAGACAAATATATACATGAAATTTGGTTGGAGATGTGGCTGCTTGTTTAAATTACCACtgaacctaaaaaaaaaaaaaatatggaccTGAATATATGGACAGATTTAATGTATGTATCGAATGTGTTGGTCTGTGAATAGTTTATCTGAAGTTGTGAAGTGATGAGTTTATCTGAAGTTGTGGTGTGGTTGGATGTCATGTGAAGTATCGGGATGAGCCATGTAGTTTTAAGACAATGCAAAATGtatagtttttataattttttagtggTTGATGTTTATAGTTTAAGAAGGCAGAATGTTCTAGCAAAAGAGATGAACATTAAATAACTTATGCTACAAGGTTCCGCTCATACAGGTCCAACATCCAGTTTCCACAAAAACGGTTCACGGATAAAACAATAATCCACGACCTCATTTCATGCAAAACTGTCTTTTTTCTCACGAGAGAAGTCCAGATCAAGACTTATTTGTGGGGAAATCTGAATGCTTTCTCCGCTTATAATGCCGTCGTTTAGGTGGAAAAAGAGACCTTACGTCACCAATAATATACCACGAGTCTTCCATGAAAGAAGTCGGTGAGAAAATCGCTTCTTTTCACTAAGGTCATACTTTTTCAATTCCAACCACAGTCCCTCCCGGGAAAAAACAGTACTTATTGTAGTGaatttatgaataaaaattgataacTTAGAAATGAAgggcatattaatattaatcatgTTGTTATAAAAGTTCCTTTCCGTTCCTTCTTATCAAACTTAATCATAATTTGAGTTAATTACTTTTCGTATCattctattctttttcattaatattCGTTATATTTATTGCAATATCGCAagcattcatttctttttcttaactCGATCTATTACTTTATTCATTCGATTCCTTTACTAACTCACAAACaaagcaaatatatattataatattataagaagAGTTCTCCAATTCATGTTTATATAAGGATGGCCAGGAGAAAGATGTTTTTTTATCAAAAGGAAAGCATGGACGGAAAAccaattgttttcatttttttcttgtttattgattttgtattgaattagacatttttattttcatggaATTCTTGTAATTGGCTAGTAGTGATCTTGCGTTTCTTGACCTAATGATTGTTGGGTTCTTAATGGTTTTTGCCATTTTGTTTCAAGGTCATTGAAACAATTGTTATCTGCAGGCATTATCTTTTCTAATTAGTGTCTTCTTGTTTATAAATTGAATTCATTATTTATTGATGCAGGAAATAAAGACATATACATGAAAACAGCTTCCTCCGACTGTGCAATTAGTGATCACGGCGCTGCAAGACCACAACATCGGCCTGTTGATGACCATGATGCCACGAATGGTATATATATTCCGATTAAATAGCTAGTAAAATTTGTagtaagtttatatatatatacattttttttttatcttctatatatgTATCTCAGGACTTGTAAGATCAACTAGAGATCTTCCGCCTGCTCATTACACATTTCAAATCAGGAATTGTTCGTTGCTGTTTAAGAACGAGGTTAAAAAATGTGAATCAGGCCAGTTTGAAGTTGGCGGCTATCAATGGTAAGTACTGCATTTTGAAGATTCGATGCCCGAACTCTGATTAGTTGGTCTCTCTTCGCTTTTGTTTTGATTTCCAATAAAATATTCTgaccattttcttcttcatttccaGGAGATTAGTGGTACAACTTCCCACAGATGGGAAGAAGAATATATATCGCAATCATGAGAACGATCACATCTCTTTGTATTTGGCAATAGCAAATGAAAATAATCTTTTGCCTGGTTGGGAGGTTAACGTAAACTTCAAGTTCTTTGTGTTTGATCAAATACGCAACAACTACCTGTGTGTTCAAGGTACGTACGTAGCTTTTCCAAAAATTTAGTTcgcttatatataattgtttctattaatatgatgttgcttcaacaatgttttttcttatatttaatgttatatatcgTGAATATTCTCGCCAGTCTATACTAAATGTTGAGTTGgacaaaaataagaaattagtTTCTAtaacattatatttattattttccgtATTCATTTATGTCTAGATCTCCAGCATTTATTACTTTTCGAGAGTTGccgttttataatatatattctttaaaaatatttgttttgttaagTGCAGATGGGATTGTAAGACGCTTCCATAACTTAAAAACTGAATGGGGATTTGCCCAATTACTTTCACTCGACTTGCTCGACGATCCTTCAAATGGTTATATTGTTGATGACATGTGCGTTTTTGGGGTTGAAGTTTTTGTTCTTAAATTGACTGGCATGGGAGAGTGTTTATCAATGGTTAAGGAATATCCTACTTCCCATCATTTCAATTGGAAAATTGACAAATTTGACCCAGTGAAAGACTATTCTTATCACTCTCATGTCTTCCTTGTTGAAGGCCGTAAATGGTACTCTTTTATATACTATCTTTTGTTTGTTATCTCGCTTTTTTAAATCCATGCATATAACATGAATTTCATGTGGGTTAGGTTTATCAGTTAGTAAACCCTGTCATAATTAGGtttatatgtatgtgtatatatatataggaggtTGAAGCTCAATCTAAGGGGAATCAAAAGCGTAGAAGACGCATTCTTGTCTCTCTATCTCCAGTTTGATGCTTCAGAAACTCTAACTCTTGGCCGAAGATTGTACGCAAACTACAGGCTGCAACTAAGGGACGAAGTTAAAGGCAATCACCTTGAAGAAACAGGTCAGATGATCTCTTAATTGGGTCCTTCGTGGAAAGCttattaatttctcttttttctttttgaggtTGAAAACACTATGTCCAATATATATCTTGCAGGTGAGCGCTGGTTCTATGACAATGTTGGCTTTGGTTTCCCTAGCTTTTTGTCCCTCAGAGATCTCATGGATACCTCAAAAGGCTACTTAAGGGGTGATGCTTTGTCCGTTCAATGCAGAATTGAATTCATATATGTTGCTAAGGAGTTTCTCCCGAAGTAATTGGAGataaaagctatatatatatatatatcaatatacaaTAATTCATTACTACTTGTGCAGTTGAACACAAGCTCCGCAACATGTACTGTTACAAATGTAAAATGTAATTTCATAAGTGAAAGAAATTAAACAATTTCTATATCCTATATCATTGAGGGATTGATATCCATGATAtttataatagaataaatactctctctctctctctctcagacgccgaacatatttataattattctgAAGTCTAGTTAATTAACAAAAACTAGgaattgagattaaaaaaatatgcaaaatatgggaaaaataaataaataaatattaaaaaaatctgaaagtaAATTTGTTTATTGATGAAGTACATAACCCAATTCTAAAACCTACGATCCGGGCtcaaatagttataaaaatccaaaattatGAGAATGTTGCTCAAAAAGGCCAAAATCCCAATTATTGCATAAAAATCAAATACCTAAAATAAGAATCttgccaaataaaataaaaatcatctttAACAATGAAAGTGAAGTATTTTCATACAAGGTAAAAAGTAACTTAAATTCACAATTTCAAGATCGAATTGTATATGGACCAATGGGCATAGCAGTTACCATGATATGTGCATTGAAAAGCGCTTTCCAAATTGGAATCATATGCCCGATTATGATACACGTAGTCAAAGTTATAATCAAAATACTGACGCATGTATAATATTGGCTCAATCCAAgaaatattcaaaaatatttactgTTTCTTACCATATTTGTACTAATATGCCTTCTCAAAGTAGTCTGCTATCAACGTAGAATCTGCCAAGAAAAAGTCTATTTGCACCCGGCAATGCGTACCCCCTGCGTACACGTCCCTCTACGTGTGCAAATGAAACGGTGTGTTTCGTATACACCAGTTCTCCCCCCCTTCCGATAATAACGAAGCTCCATTCTCTCCTTGTTACAAAACCCAATATTGATTTTACACATAATAACTGCTTCTCTCACtgaagcttctctctctctctgagatcAAGCTTTATCATCTCCTTCCCGAAGCTTTCTGGGTTTTTTTAGTCAAGtttgatgaatttttatttcaattatggTTGGAAAGAGATCCATTTTGATTTtgttcagttttttattttccttaccTGCTCTGTAAATGGTGGAGAGGATGCCGGCGATGGGAAGTGGAGGAGAAGAGCACTGCGACGTCGATGGTGGAAAGAGACCGTAGCAAAAACTTGAATCTATTTGGAAAGAGACCCAGTTTGCTGCTTTTCCGTCGATGGTGGAGGAGGTCGTCCCGTTGGAGGAGTCGTCGTCGATGGGCACAgcacagagaggaaaaaaaattttgcagTCGTGTATTTCCCCCTTTCCTCATCCTACCTTCCCGATTCTGAACCCAATCTCCCGTCAAACGAAGAGACCCTAACATCCGCCATTGAACTTTGTAACGCCCTCACGACACTGCCGGGTCCACCAACCTTTTTCCTTTCGTCTGTGCAATCCAAGCTCCTACTCATACAATTCGCTTGCCTTAATCGCACAGGCCATCGCTGCTGATCCGTCCCCAGCCTCGAGTTTTCAGTCTTATCGACAGCTCTGGTCGGTGTCGTTGCCTTCCTCCTCTCCGGAGTACCCTTCCTCACGCTCGGTAATGGAGACGGCGCAGGCTTCGCCTTGCTGACTTGGAGCGAGAATGATTCACCCTGAAACGACACCGACAAGCTCCTCGCCGAAGTGAACAATAGCTTCTGAGCCGCGGACACTTCACCATTGCCGCTCCCAGCTCTCGAGTCCAGAGAACTGGGCCGAGGAGTGGCCGTCCTCCTCCTCTCCACTGACTGTGAACGTTTAGCCAGAGACGATATCGAAGGCATTGGCATCATCGTAGTCGTTCGAGAAACCAACGGCGATGGACATCGTCGGGAATTGGAAGTCGAAGAAGGCgtagaagtagaagaagaggaagaggacaTGTAGCGAGAGGTGACTTGTCGAGATTTTGACCAGCGGTGGGGAGAGACTACATCCTCAAAAATTTACAGTTTTGGAGGAGGCCCACCTCGAgtcgtagttttttttttttttaattattatttattatatcggCTGACGTGGCATTATACCACGTCAGCCGATTCCGCAACAGGTACCCATCGCCGGGTACCTGTAGCAGTCCTCCTTCAATTCTAATTTATGAAGATCAaggtataaatattttttgtgggGTTCCATTTAAGTTTTGATTCTGAAACGATCTTATGCACTGAGAATATAAGCAATTTTGTGGAAGCTGACTCTATTTTTGGCACGctaatatatacttttttcaGCTCTAACCCCCTTGTTCACTTTGGGTTCTACAGTGTTATAGGCTTGGTCCATACAAGTAAAAACCTGCCCACTTCTACTATATCTTACAGTTTTTACAGCCAATGCATCATCATTTCCCATTTAGAATAATCCTCCAAAACGCTTTTGTTTATCTCACTCAATTACACTACCTATCTCCCTACTCCCAAGCTCACCATTCATTTGGTCCATAACATACCTCTCCCCATCAAAAGCACTTTCCCAACAAGGTGAGGATAACAGTTCCGTATGAACCAATAGGGCTCCCAAGTAGACCTTTAGTACTTGCACCACACCATTGTacgaaaacatcaacaatggcATGATTAGCCTTCTATCGACTACACCTCTGTAAAATCTTCTCTAGCTCAGGCTAAGTTCTCCTACCAGATCTACTGGTGGCAAAGTTGGTACAGCAACGTTACAATTATTCAACTTCTTCTTCGAACAACAAATATGGAATACAAGATGAATGTTGAAATCTAAGGGTAAGTCCAGTCTATAGGCAACTTGACCAATCCGATGGAGGAGATATACGAGATGGACCAAAGAAGCAAGGGCAAGCTTTAAATCTCGTAGAACAACTAAAGATGGTTGCTTGTTAGGACAAGCTAAAGGTTGGATAAGATAAGGTAAAGGTCTGCTTTCTTGCATTAATATAGCTTCTACTCCATCACCACTAGCATCGCACTCTATAACAGAACTTTTGGAGAAATCAAGCAGGGCAAGGACTAGAGGTGTTGTGACTACACTCTTTAAGTATCTGAAAGGCAGGTTGAAGGTGACCATTGGAAGAAATCATTCTTGAGATCAAGAGCAGTCAAAGAAGCTGCAATTAAACCATAATCCCAAGGCTACTTAACCATTGCATGTTTACTTCGTTTACGTTTTGGTTTCCGACGTACTATAAAGTCTCAAGTCTTTTCATTTTCGTTTCTAGGAGACTGGTACTCCAAACAAATGGGAAGAATATCAATAGCGACCAGAAGGATCTCGTCTCTATGTATTTGACAAtagataattatgaaaataatctTTAGATTATTTGTGTTTGATCAAATACGTGACAAATAACTGTTTATTCAAGCtagattttcctaaaaatttcTTCCCTCATTATTTCTGTTGagacataaaatattattagcactgtagctaaaatatttaatatttttttaatatttaatattcataaaattctcacaatatatattaatatattaataaatattgagtTGGAGTCCATATCTATTTAATGTCTCTCTAACTTCATACTTGAGTACTTTTGCCCTTgtgtattattttttcatttttttttttttttttttttttttttttttttttttttttttgtgttttgggaAGATTCATACTATTCTAGATGATAGATTTTTTGGCTGCCTAGGTGCTGGAAACAAGTTCGACACACACCCGAAGGTACAAACACGCCCGCGCACGCATGCTCGCAATTTCGGGTGATTGGCTGTTACACGGCTGCATCTGTCATAAAGATCGATTTTGAGCATGCGTGTTGAAGAGACAAAGGTTTGGTTGCACATCTATACAGACATCGATTAATGCAGGTTAGAAACTGCCTCCAGTTCTATCGCCCTGGTAGCCAGATCTGTTTCTGCTTGTTGGAATCGAATCTAAACTAGCAAACTAGTGAACTGTAGATTACTTTTACTTGCATCCAAGCATTGGCTAAATCTTAAATACGCGATCCCAACGCTAGAATGAAACATTGAGTATCCCAAATATGGAATCAAATCTAAAAACTACAGCCTACAACTCAGATCCCGAGCACTTTGACCACTAAGCTCTGCGGAGAGATCCAAGATAACTGAAGGTTCTGTTACAAATAACAAAAGCAATCCAACTGGAGAGAGATGCATCAATCATAAATGTGTAGCGACTTCTAACGAGAATGCTTCTTAAAATCTTGAAGAACCACATATGCGGCATTACGGCCGGCTGCACCCATCACCCCTCCTCCAGGATGTGATCCACTTCCACACATATACAGCCCTCTAATTGGCGTCCTATGATCTGACCTGTGTCCACAAGAAAAACAGATTTGCATTCATACAGACTAGCTTGCATTAAAATATCCTTCATCATCCCCTATATTAACTTCCAAAGGCTGTTAGGATTACCATTGTTTGACAGGTCGCATCAAGAAAAGTGAATCCAAACCCATAGCACCATGAAATATATTCCCACCTGttaacatttattttcatcCAGTAATAAAATTGGAAAAGCAAAAATGTTCAATGTCTCACATGTCCTCATAGTCTAGCAAGGAAACATAAAAGCATGCTTTATCCATTCAACCACTACTTTTTCCACAGGCAAAACAAAGATGTAagtctcaaaaaaaaaaaaaaaacatacaattCAAAACATCATACTCAATTATAAAGAACAGAGTATCTGGAATATTTCACCTGTCAAACCGAATTCCCTTTCAAGATCTGGTGGTGTTAGCATGTCATAACCAATGACTGATGAGCTGAAGCCAGGGGCATATTCATCAATCAAATTGAAGCATCTTTGTGCATATAGTTCCTACGCACAGAGAATCATCAATGAATTGTGCAGGTCTGCTTTTTGTTATGAGttgaaaatgatttatacattgcattcagaaaaggaaaataaataaaccagtATAACTATTAGTGTTTTGAAGTGCTAAATACTGCATCATCATGCTTCACACTCTCAGAAGGTAGAATAGCAACTTACTCTATATGTAGGATCTTCCCAACTACCATCCGTAGGTTTATATGGTGTGTATTGTGTAAATAAGCTGACCACATGCTTACCTACAAAAAGATACAGAGTTGACATTTTACAAGTAAAGCTCCATAACTTACTCCAGGATAACCACAAAGcttatataaaaatgaagaattaaCAGCGACCATGCATCAAACTGCAATGGCTAAAGCACAAGAACAGCAAAAACCATTAATCACTTTAGGACTCATGTCCATTTTAGGTATTGTCGTTATTACATCCAACTCAACTGCGTGCACTCAATTCTTACCATAAAAAGTGAAAGGTCTCCTAGAATTTATAAAGgatttttttaagtagaatttattaagaaaaatggaTTGAAGTGGTAGAAAATTTAATCCGCATCACTAAAAAATGAAGAATACATCGATCCATCGACAAGAACAACTGGTCCTCTAATCATTCTTCAGTCAATTTGTATGAAATTTTGTTTCAGGAGAGTATTTGCATGTTTCTGAATGTTCTGTCTATGCTTGTTACCAAAACCTGGATCGTATGGAGATCAAACCAACATCGTTAAATCAAATAatacatttttctttctaaggAATTTTTTGTGGTTTTCCCTATACTTTAATAATAAATGGAAAGGATAAACAGGAATACATCACCTTCTATCaagctttgttttttcttttagtgtTCTTCTAGGTGCATACAGTTAGTGATCA
This genomic interval from Carya illinoinensis cultivar Pawnee chromosome 2, C.illinoinensisPawnee_v1, whole genome shotgun sequence contains the following:
- the LOC122297154 gene encoding uncharacterized protein LOC122297154 isoform X1; the protein is MDVRARVPPCSDSCARPYHASHGISSDYMEARQASCHCDLPAAVTGNKDIYMKTASSDCAISDHGAARPQHRPVDDHDATNGLVRSTRDLPPAHYTFQIRNCSLLFKNEVKKCESGQFEVGGYQWRLVVQLPTDGKKNIYRNHENDHISLYLAIANENNLLPGWEVNVNFKFFVFDQIRNNYLCVQDGIVRRFHNLKTEWGFAQLLSLDLLDDPSNGYIVDDMCVFGVEVFVLKLTGMGECLSMVKEYPTSHHFNWKIDKFDPVKDYSYHSHVFLVEGRKWRLKLNLRGIKSVEDAFLSLYLQFDASETLTLGRRLYANYRLQLRDEVKGNHLEETGERWFYDNVGFGFPSFLSLRDLMDTSKGYLRGDALSVQCRIEFIYVAKEFLPK
- the LOC122297154 gene encoding uncharacterized protein LOC122297154 isoform X2, whose translation is MIVGFLMVFAILFQGNKDIYMKTASSDCAISDHGAARPQHRPVDDHDATNGLVRSTRDLPPAHYTFQIRNCSLLFKNEVKKCESGQFEVGGYQWRLVVQLPTDGKKNIYRNHENDHISLYLAIANENNLLPGWEVNVNFKFFVFDQIRNNYLCVQDGIVRRFHNLKTEWGFAQLLSLDLLDDPSNGYIVDDMCVFGVEVFVLKLTGMGECLSMVKEYPTSHHFNWKIDKFDPVKDYSYHSHVFLVEGRKWRLKLNLRGIKSVEDAFLSLYLQFDASETLTLGRRLYANYRLQLRDEVKGNHLEETGERWFYDNVGFGFPSFLSLRDLMDTSKGYLRGDALSVQCRIEFIYVAKEFLPK